The Halobacterium litoreum genome includes a region encoding these proteins:
- a CDS encoding CoA-binding protein, with product MPVESDEELAEILDYETIAVVGCSNTPGKEAHEIPKYLRDHGYDVIPVNPFAEEIFGRAAYDSLADVEEEIDIVDVFRPSDEVAGIVDAAIERDDVKVVWTQLGIRDDDAAKNAEDAGLRVVQDKCMKVEHQRLKA from the coding sequence ATGCCAGTCGAATCCGACGAGGAACTCGCCGAGATTCTGGACTACGAGACGATTGCGGTCGTCGGCTGTTCGAACACGCCGGGGAAGGAGGCCCACGAGATTCCGAAGTACCTCCGCGACCACGGCTACGACGTGATTCCCGTGAACCCGTTCGCCGAGGAAATCTTCGGCCGGGCGGCCTACGACTCGCTCGCGGACGTCGAGGAGGAAATCGACATCGTGGACGTGTTCCGACCGAGCGACGAGGTGGCGGGCATCGTGGACGCCGCAATCGAGCGCGACGACGTGAAAGTCGTGTGGACGCAGTTGGGTATCCGGGACGACGACGCCGCGAAGAATGCCGAGGACGCGGGGCTACGCGTCGTTCAGGACAAGTGCATGAAAGTCGAGCACCAGCGACTGAAGGCCTAG
- a CDS encoding glycosyltransferase family 4 protein: MRALNYLELEEHVRGGMVTATRQQRKALATTDIEVVESPWRAGNPVQSLGTLFAGEGYFESYDVAHCNLVGPGSIAVAQHAKRNDIPLVLHAHFTKEDFAESFRGSTQIAPALEPYLRWFYSQADLVLCPSEYTKGVLESYPVDAPIRPMSNGVDTESMAGYEEFREDTRERFDLDGMVVYAVGEVFERKGLTTFCELAKATDYDFAWFGPYDEGPQAGKATRKWVNNPPENVTFTGFMEDKRAAFGAGDVYLFPAKVENQGIAVLEAMACGKPVVLRDIDVFREFFEDGEDCLMCETFEEFEAALERLADDPELRERLGENARETAEEHSLERVGERLEETYRELVEA; this comes from the coding sequence ATGCGCGCGTTGAACTACCTCGAACTCGAGGAACACGTCCGCGGGGGGATGGTCACCGCGACCCGACAGCAGCGCAAGGCCCTCGCGACGACGGACATCGAGGTGGTGGAGTCGCCGTGGCGTGCCGGCAACCCAGTGCAGTCGCTGGGCACGCTGTTCGCCGGCGAGGGGTACTTCGAGTCGTACGACGTGGCCCACTGCAACCTCGTGGGGCCCGGGAGTATCGCCGTCGCACAGCACGCGAAGCGCAACGACATCCCGCTCGTGTTGCACGCGCACTTCACGAAGGAGGACTTCGCCGAGTCGTTCCGGGGGTCGACCCAGATTGCGCCGGCGCTCGAACCGTACCTCCGGTGGTTCTACTCGCAGGCCGACCTCGTGCTCTGCCCGAGCGAGTACACGAAGGGCGTCCTCGAATCCTACCCCGTGGACGCGCCGATTCGCCCGATGTCGAACGGCGTGGACACGGAGAGCATGGCGGGCTACGAGGAGTTCCGCGAGGACACCCGGGAGCGCTTCGACCTCGACGGGATGGTGGTGTACGCCGTCGGCGAGGTGTTCGAGCGGAAGGGGCTGACGACGTTCTGCGAACTCGCGAAGGCCACCGACTACGACTTCGCGTGGTTCGGCCCCTACGACGAGGGGCCACAGGCCGGGAAAGCGACGCGGAAGTGGGTGAACAATCCGCCGGAGAACGTGACGTTCACGGGGTTCATGGAGGACAAGCGCGCGGCGTTCGGCGCGGGCGACGTCTACCTGTTCCCCGCGAAAGTCGAGAACCAGGGCATCGCCGTGCTCGAAGCGATGGCCTGCGGGAAGCCCGTCGTCCTCCGGGACATCGACGTGTTCCGGGAGTTCTTCGAGGACGGCGAGGACTGCCTGATGTGCGAGACGTTCGAGGAGTTCGAGGCCGCACTCGAACGCCTCGCGGACGACCCCGAGTTGCGCGAGCGTCTCGGCGAGAACGCCCGCGAGACGGCCGAAGAGCACAGCCTCGAGCGCGTCGGCGAGCGACTGGAGGAGACGTACCGCGAACTCGTGGAGGCGTAG
- a CDS encoding PLP-dependent cysteine synthase family protein: MTTHRRPLDSVLDTVGETPLVRVQAAPDDVPVYAKLESFNPGASVKDRIGKYMLEAMLESGELPEGGTVIEPTAGNTGIGFAVAAGQLGVDAVFVVPERFSVEKQQLMRALGADVINTPTEDGMGGAIDRAHGLAEELDDAVVPQQFSNPLNAEAHYETTGPEIGDALDDEVGALVAGCGTAGTLMGTGRYLREQVPDLHVTAVEPTGSLYATTKGRDVAEAEYKTEGIGTHDPATNELFDPEFVDDVTQIPDEDTHAEMQRLAREEGQLVASSSAANSLAALDVAERAAAGDIDLPHDCVVTVFPDSSERYLSKGVYGDYEEWEG; this comes from the coding sequence ATGACCACCCACCGGAGGCCGCTGGACTCGGTACTCGACACGGTCGGGGAGACGCCGCTCGTGCGCGTGCAGGCCGCGCCCGACGACGTGCCGGTGTACGCGAAACTGGAGTCGTTCAACCCCGGCGCGAGCGTGAAAGACCGCATCGGGAAGTACATGCTCGAAGCGATGCTCGAATCGGGAGAACTCCCCGAGGGCGGCACCGTCATCGAGCCGACCGCCGGCAACACCGGCATCGGGTTCGCGGTCGCCGCCGGCCAGCTCGGCGTCGACGCCGTCTTCGTCGTGCCCGAGCGCTTCAGCGTCGAGAAACAGCAACTCATGCGCGCGCTCGGCGCCGACGTAATCAACACGCCCACGGAGGATGGGATGGGCGGCGCCATCGACCGCGCGCACGGACTCGCCGAGGAACTCGACGACGCCGTCGTCCCCCAGCAGTTCTCGAACCCCCTGAACGCCGAGGCGCACTACGAGACCACCGGCCCCGAAATCGGCGACGCGCTCGACGACGAGGTCGGCGCACTCGTCGCCGGGTGTGGCACCGCCGGCACCCTGATGGGAACCGGGCGCTACCTCCGCGAGCAGGTGCCCGACCTCCACGTCACCGCCGTCGAACCCACGGGGTCGCTGTACGCCACGACGAAGGGGCGGGACGTCGCGGAGGCCGAGTACAAGACCGAGGGCATCGGCACCCACGACCCCGCCACGAACGAACTGTTCGACCCCGAGTTCGTCGACGACGTGACCCAGATTCCCGACGAGGACACGCACGCCGAGATGCAACGGCTCGCCCGCGAGGAAGGCCAGTTGGTCGCGTCCAGTTCCGCCGCGAACAGCCTCGCCGCGCTCGACGTCGCCGAGCGCGCCGCCGCCGGCGACATCGACCTGCCCCACGACTGCGTCGTCACCGTCTTCCCGGACTCCAGCGAGCGCTACCTCTCGAAGGGCGTCTACGGCGACTACGAGGAGTGGGAGGGCTAG
- a CDS encoding mechanosensitive ion channel family protein has product MPVEPLPFVQDVAPEYAVAITQLIYFVASFLAVYLIGRVVVRPLFDRVLKRRNLDTHARKPLQKVVNIAIVFVAIAVAFGFAEYGNFLTSLATIAAAATLAIGFAMQDVIANFVSGVFIYTDEPFRIGDWIEWDDNAGIVEDISLRVTRVRTFDNELLTVPNSVLTGGVIKNPVAKDRLRLQFLFGIGYDDDIDKATDIIVEEAEKIDGILDDPGVSVRLTELGNSYVGLKSRFWISDPSRSDYVKIRADYVQAVKERFDEEGIDIPYPTRTLEGEIEVAGSPGAEHLDE; this is encoded by the coding sequence ATGCCGGTCGAGCCGCTGCCGTTCGTGCAGGACGTCGCGCCCGAGTACGCCGTCGCCATCACGCAACTCATCTACTTCGTGGCGTCGTTCCTCGCGGTGTACCTCATCGGTCGCGTCGTGGTGCGGCCGCTGTTCGACCGCGTGCTCAAGCGCCGCAACCTCGACACGCACGCCCGCAAACCCCTCCAGAAGGTGGTGAACATCGCCATCGTCTTCGTCGCCATCGCGGTGGCGTTCGGGTTCGCGGAGTACGGGAATTTCCTGACGAGTCTCGCGACCATCGCGGCGGCCGCGACGCTCGCTATCGGCTTCGCGATGCAGGACGTCATCGCGAACTTCGTCTCCGGCGTGTTCATCTACACGGACGAGCCGTTCCGCATCGGCGACTGGATCGAGTGGGACGACAACGCGGGCATCGTGGAGGACATCAGCCTCCGCGTCACGCGCGTCCGCACGTTCGACAACGAACTGCTGACGGTGCCGAACTCGGTGCTGACCGGCGGCGTCATCAAGAACCCCGTGGCGAAAGACCGCCTCCGACTGCAGTTCCTGTTCGGCATCGGCTACGACGACGACATCGACAAGGCGACCGACATCATCGTCGAGGAGGCCGAGAAGATAGACGGCATCCTCGACGACCCCGGCGTCTCGGTGCGCCTCACCGAACTCGGGAACTCCTACGTCGGCCTCAAGTCGCGGTTCTGGATTTCGGACCCGTCGCGCTCGGACTACGTGAAGATTCGCGCCGACTACGTGCAGGCCGTCAAGGAGCGCTTCGACGAGGAGGGCATCGACATCCCGTACCCGACGCGCACCCTCGAGGGCGAAATCGAGGTCGCGGGCTCGCCGGGCGCTGAGCACCTCGACGAGTAA
- a CDS encoding geranylgeranylglycerol-phosphate geranylgeranyltransferase, whose translation MNVAATAKGLLELTRPANTVAAGVLTFIGAFVAGGAFDQQAATAAAVGATWFATAAGMAINDYFDREVDRINNPERAIPRGAVSPRGALAFSVVLFLGAVVLAALLPPLALGIAAVNLVGLVTYTQYFKGLPGAGNALVAYLGGSTFLFGAAAVGDPLAGGVLAALAALSTLTREIVKDVEDIEGDREEGLNTLPIAIGERRALLLGAAMLVVAVAASPVPYLLGTFGVWYLVAVAPADAVMLAAAYRSFDDPSAGQRLLKLGMFAAAFAFVVGRVAAA comes from the coding sequence ATGAACGTCGCGGCCACCGCGAAGGGGCTCCTCGAACTGACGCGCCCGGCGAACACCGTCGCCGCCGGCGTGCTCACGTTCATCGGCGCGTTCGTCGCGGGCGGCGCGTTCGACCAGCAGGCCGCGACGGCCGCCGCGGTCGGCGCGACGTGGTTCGCGACGGCCGCCGGCATGGCAATCAACGACTACTTCGACCGCGAGGTCGACCGCATCAACAACCCCGAGCGCGCGATTCCCCGCGGCGCGGTGTCGCCCCGCGGCGCGCTCGCGTTCAGCGTCGTCCTCTTCCTCGGCGCCGTCGTCCTCGCCGCGCTGCTGCCGCCGCTCGCGCTCGGCATCGCCGCCGTGAACCTCGTCGGCCTCGTGACGTACACGCAGTACTTCAAGGGCCTGCCGGGCGCCGGGAACGCGCTCGTCGCGTACCTCGGCGGCTCGACGTTCCTGTTCGGCGCGGCGGCAGTCGGCGACCCGCTGGCGGGCGGCGTACTCGCCGCGCTCGCCGCGCTCTCGACGCTCACGCGAGAGATAGTGAAGGACGTCGAGGACATCGAGGGCGACCGCGAGGAGGGACTGAACACCCTCCCCATCGCCATCGGCGAGCGCCGCGCGCTCCTGCTCGGTGCGGCGATGCTCGTCGTCGCCGTCGCGGCGAGTCCCGTGCCCTATCTGCTCGGGACGTTCGGCGTCTGGTATCTCGTCGCCGTCGCGCCCGCCGACGCCGTGATGCTCGCGGCCGCGTACCGGAGTTTCGACGACCCGAGTGCCGGACAGCGCCTCCTCAAACTGGGGATGTTCGCCGCCGCGTTCGCGTTCGTCGTGGGGCGCGTGGCCGCCGCGTGA
- a CDS encoding glycosyltransferase — MTEDLPTVAAFTDSYLPTVNGVTYTVSTWHEEYQARGGSMPVVYPRSDHEPDETEHPVSSLPFPFYDGYRMAIPSAPDEVRDADVVHAHTPFALGLAGWRLAEQNDVPLVATYHTPTAEYATYVGPDAVTGAVRRASERWERWFLDRADLVLTPSERTKEDVRDLGVETPVEPLPNGVDTERFRPVDGAAFRERHDLPTDRPLVGYTGRHGYEKRLSDVLAAAEELDVTVAFGGDGPARDDLEAEAERRDVDARFLGFLDRDDLPAFYSALDAFAFPSPVETEGLVALEANACGTPVAGVNAGALSETILDGETGYHYEPGNLPGFRRAIRRTLDEKGRLGENCIARRDDISVGRAIDNLVERYRSLL, encoded by the coding sequence GTGACCGAGGACTTGCCGACCGTCGCGGCGTTCACGGACTCCTACCTGCCGACCGTCAACGGCGTCACGTACACCGTCTCGACGTGGCACGAGGAGTACCAGGCCCGGGGCGGGTCGATGCCGGTCGTCTACCCGCGCTCGGACCACGAACCCGACGAGACCGAACACCCGGTGTCGAGTCTGCCGTTCCCGTTCTACGACGGCTACCGGATGGCGATTCCGAGCGCGCCCGACGAAGTCCGGGACGCCGACGTCGTTCACGCGCACACGCCGTTCGCGCTCGGCCTCGCGGGCTGGCGGCTCGCGGAGCAAAACGACGTGCCGCTGGTCGCGACGTACCACACGCCGACCGCGGAGTACGCGACCTACGTCGGCCCGGACGCGGTGACGGGCGCGGTGCGGCGCGCGAGCGAGCGCTGGGAGCGGTGGTTCCTCGACCGCGCGGACCTCGTGTTGACGCCGAGCGAGCGGACCAAAGAGGACGTCCGCGACCTCGGCGTGGAGACGCCCGTCGAACCGCTCCCGAACGGCGTCGACACCGAGCGCTTCCGGCCCGTCGACGGCGCGGCGTTCCGGGAGCGCCACGACCTCCCGACGGACCGCCCGCTCGTCGGCTACACGGGACGCCACGGCTACGAGAAGCGCCTCTCGGACGTGCTCGCGGCGGCCGAGGAGTTGGACGTGACGGTGGCGTTCGGCGGCGACGGTCCCGCTCGCGACGACCTCGAAGCCGAGGCCGAGCGCCGCGACGTGGACGCGCGCTTCCTCGGGTTCCTCGACCGCGACGACCTGCCGGCGTTCTACTCGGCCCTGGACGCGTTCGCGTTCCCGAGCCCCGTCGAGACCGAGGGGTTGGTCGCCCTGGAAGCCAACGCCTGCGGCACGCCGGTCGCGGGCGTGAACGCCGGCGCGCTCTCTGAGACGATTCTCGACGGCGAGACCGGCTACCACTACGAACCCGGGAACCTTCCGGGCTTCCGGCGCGCGATACGGCGGACGCTGGACGAGAAGGGACGTCTCGGCGAGAACTGCATCGCGCGCCGCGACGACATCAGCGTCGGGCGCGCAATCGACAACCTGGTCGAACGCTACCGGTCGCTTCTCTAG
- a CDS encoding RAD55 family ATPase — MYELGGAFSDVEVDAGTNVLVEGPPMSGKRELGFQILAEGARNGEGSIFVTTKDNADRVVEDFAELVGDVEPTVGVVDCVTKQQGMGSASESELIRYASSPVDLTGIGIELSELLRALYQQRGVKRNRILLHSLSTLLMYSDLQTVFRFMHVFTGRVQSADALGVFVIDASAHDEQTVSTLKQLFDGIVTVREADDGGFEARLQGLSGGDDWRSL; from the coding sequence ATGTACGAACTTGGGGGCGCGTTCTCGGACGTCGAGGTCGACGCGGGCACGAACGTACTCGTCGAGGGGCCGCCGATGAGCGGCAAGCGCGAGCTGGGCTTCCAGATTCTCGCCGAGGGCGCTCGCAACGGAGAGGGGTCTATATTCGTCACGACGAAGGACAACGCCGACCGCGTCGTCGAGGACTTCGCGGAACTCGTCGGAGACGTCGAACCGACCGTCGGCGTCGTCGACTGCGTCACCAAACAGCAGGGCATGGGGTCGGCCTCGGAGTCCGAGCTGATTCGGTACGCGTCCTCGCCGGTCGACCTCACCGGCATCGGTATCGAACTCTCGGAACTCCTGCGCGCGCTCTACCAGCAACGCGGCGTCAAGCGCAACCGCATCCTCCTGCACTCGCTGTCGACGCTGCTGATGTACTCGGACCTCCAGACCGTCTTCCGGTTCATGCACGTGTTCACGGGGCGCGTGCAGTCAGCGGACGCCCTCGGCGTGTTCGTCATCGACGCGAGCGCGCACGACGAGCAGACCGTCAGCACGCTCAAACAGTTGTTCGACGGCATCGTCACCGTCCGCGAGGCCGACGACGGCGGCTTCGAGGCGCGCCTGCAGGGTCTCAGTGGCGGCGACGACTGGCGGAGCCTGTAG
- a CDS encoding DUF2797 domain-containing protein, protein MQIVGYDTAPGDGPAALKVADAGEVERVSLVAGERLAYTLESRHCAGDPWGDGHESCPNPSAPYCDDHTSTWPCARCVGNCTMPRDSCHEEHAVYLAAFAPDVFKVGVTRSWRLDERLREQGADRAAHVRTVEDGRRARRIEAGIAEDIPDRVRVPTKVRGLGESVDGAAWNDLLADFDPIETFAFDYGADLDARPVAETMATGTVVGTKGRVLLLERGGTTYAVDMRDLVGYDATEGASERDVQSSLGAF, encoded by the coding sequence GTGCAAATCGTCGGGTACGACACGGCGCCGGGCGACGGTCCCGCCGCGCTCAAGGTCGCGGACGCGGGCGAGGTCGAGCGCGTGTCGCTCGTCGCCGGCGAACGCCTCGCGTACACGCTCGAATCGCGGCACTGCGCCGGCGACCCGTGGGGCGACGGCCACGAGTCCTGCCCGAACCCGAGCGCGCCGTACTGCGACGACCACACGTCGACGTGGCCCTGTGCGCGCTGTGTCGGGAACTGCACGATGCCCCGCGACTCGTGTCACGAGGAACACGCCGTCTACCTCGCGGCGTTCGCCCCCGACGTGTTCAAGGTCGGCGTCACGCGGAGTTGGCGCCTCGACGAACGACTCCGCGAACAGGGCGCCGACCGCGCGGCGCACGTCCGAACCGTCGAGGACGGCCGGCGCGCGCGACGCATCGAGGCCGGCATTGCGGAGGACATTCCGGACCGCGTGCGCGTCCCGACGAAGGTTCGCGGACTCGGCGAATCGGTCGACGGCGCGGCGTGGAACGACTTGCTCGCGGACTTCGACCCCATCGAGACGTTCGCCTTCGACTACGGCGCCGACCTCGACGCGCGCCCCGTCGCCGAGACGATGGCGACCGGCACCGTCGTCGGGACGAAGGGTCGCGTCCTCCTCCTCGAACGCGGCGGCACGACGTACGCCGTCGACATGCGCGACCTCGTCGGTTACGACGCGACCGAGGGAGCGAGCGAGCGCGACGTGCAGTCGAGTCTCGGGGCGTTCTGA
- a CDS encoding DUF5798 family protein: MGFGSTAKKLQKVTDYAEKLYERFEKLREEVEEVEQTVEDTNATVADLERELAEQRAILDELAEERGVDVEEAVASVDVGEESDGND; the protein is encoded by the coding sequence ATGGGATTCGGTTCGACCGCGAAGAAACTCCAGAAAGTCACCGACTACGCCGAGAAGCTCTACGAGCGATTCGAGAAACTCCGCGAGGAGGTCGAGGAGGTCGAGCAGACCGTCGAGGACACGAACGCGACGGTCGCCGACCTCGAACGCGAACTCGCCGAACAGCGCGCGATTCTCGACGAACTCGCCGAGGAACGCGGCGTCGACGTCGAGGAAGCCGTCGCCAGCGTCGACGTCGGCGAGGAGTCGGATGGCAACGACTAA
- a CDS encoding YhbY family RNA-binding protein gives MSEDLAKQAHEADVTVWVGKAGVESVVDELADQLDDRDVVKVKFLRSARGSDETEDLAADLADRVGANVVDVRGNTAVFN, from the coding sequence ATGTCTGAGGACTTAGCGAAGCAGGCTCACGAGGCCGACGTGACCGTCTGGGTGGGGAAGGCCGGCGTCGAGTCGGTCGTCGACGAACTCGCCGACCAACTGGACGACCGGGACGTGGTGAAGGTGAAGTTCCTTCGGTCGGCGCGCGGCAGCGACGAGACCGAAGACCTCGCCGCCGACCTCGCCGACCGCGTCGGCGCGAACGTCGTGGACGTGCGAGGTAACACGGCGGTGTTCAACTGA
- a CDS encoding VOC family protein: MADDSIPTSADAPDSPFRTTGTDHITVWGSNAEDTIEFYRDLLGMPLVMRQPNLDDPSQTHLFFDTGDGRILTVFVSDDRDSNRGRLRTAVGGVHHLAFSIDPEEFETVMDSLEAAGHHYNVFDRGIFFSLYTQDNNGLIIELAADKYDIPDDRRGEVLATAQRIREEDGADYAKDEHMEAALEELGIEAEPADLPNAATGAGV, from the coding sequence ATGGCAGACGATTCGATTCCCACGAGCGCCGACGCGCCCGACAGCCCGTTCCGCACGACCGGCACCGACCACATCACGGTGTGGGGGAGCAACGCCGAGGACACCATCGAGTTCTACCGCGACCTGCTCGGAATGCCGCTGGTGATGCGACAGCCGAACCTCGACGACCCCTCACAGACCCACCTCTTTTTCGACACCGGGGACGGCCGCATCCTCACCGTGTTCGTGAGCGACGACCGCGACTCGAATCGCGGCCGCCTCCGTACCGCGGTCGGCGGCGTCCACCACCTCGCCTTCTCCATCGACCCGGAGGAGTTCGAGACGGTGATGGACTCTCTCGAAGCGGCGGGCCACCACTACAACGTCTTCGACCGGGGCATCTTCTTCTCGCTGTACACGCAGGACAACAACGGCCTCATCATCGAGTTGGCGGCGGACAAGTACGACATCCCGGACGACCGGCGCGGCGAGGTGTTGGCGACCGCCCAGCGCATCCGCGAGGAGGACGGCGCGGACTACGCGAAAGACGAGCACATGGAGGCCGCACTGGAGGAACTCGGCATCGAGGCAGAGCCCGCAGACCTGCCGAACGCCGCGACGGGCGCCGGAGTCTGA
- a CDS encoding ribonuclease P protein component 4: protein MSIAAERIDRLHALAREAARAGDDDRAREYVRRARRLAERHRLQLPREFRRFTCDACDTYLVPGRNARVRTRDGHVVVTCDCGHHERYPYE, encoded by the coding sequence ATGTCCATCGCGGCGGAGCGAATCGACCGCCTGCACGCGCTCGCCCGGGAGGCAGCGCGCGCCGGCGACGACGACCGCGCCCGCGAGTACGTCCGCCGAGCCCGCCGGCTCGCGGAACGCCACCGCCTCCAGTTGCCCCGCGAGTTCCGGCGGTTCACCTGCGACGCCTGCGACACCTACCTCGTGCCCGGTCGGAACGCCCGCGTCCGCACCCGGGACGGCCACGTCGTCGTCACCTGTGACTGCGGCCACCACGAGCGGTACCCCTACGAGTAG
- a CDS encoding nucleotidyl transferase family protein codes for MADLADHYAAIREEFDYDRTDVAVGDLSAGLVDRAFAATTDADAVASAGDDTLFVASAGLTGTPHVGTVAQMFAVERLHDAGFDTQFLLADYEKYAGSGRDLDVVRGLADDYREFLDGVGYEGGVRTQYDDRDVMHTAFRLAPYFEFEDGVDFDRDPNDWEAKLRDAYDTHQVEHDDASGSTEFGGRMAALLCLADFLHPTLADGYDQTVFVLGIDEHPLYLFNEHYAAKTPFDPAFDCLFTRMVPGLDGYPKMSKTIPGSGITMDMAPDRVRRLVHEADDGAPPAASAVYRMMTLVSDYDADRLTDLEAACREGGEAWDAARAEYADYLAGLASEWPA; via the coding sequence ATGGCCGACTTGGCCGACCACTACGCGGCGATTCGCGAGGAGTTCGATTACGACCGCACCGACGTCGCTGTCGGCGACCTCTCCGCTGGGCTGGTGGACCGGGCGTTCGCCGCGACGACCGACGCCGACGCGGTCGCCAGCGCGGGCGACGACACGCTGTTCGTGGCGAGCGCGGGACTCACGGGGACGCCACACGTCGGCACCGTCGCGCAGATGTTCGCCGTCGAGCGCCTCCACGACGCGGGCTTCGACACCCAGTTCCTGCTCGCGGACTACGAGAAGTACGCCGGCAGCGGCCGCGACCTCGACGTGGTCCGGGGGCTCGCCGACGACTATCGCGAGTTTCTGGACGGCGTCGGGTACGAGGGCGGCGTGCGAACGCAGTACGACGACCGGGACGTGATGCACACGGCGTTCCGCCTCGCGCCGTACTTCGAGTTCGAGGACGGCGTCGACTTCGACCGGGACCCGAACGACTGGGAGGCGAAACTGCGCGACGCCTACGACACCCACCAGGTCGAACACGACGACGCGTCGGGAAGCACCGAGTTCGGCGGGCGGATGGCCGCGTTGCTCTGCCTCGCGGACTTCCTCCACCCGACGCTCGCCGACGGCTACGACCAGACCGTCTTCGTACTCGGCATCGACGAACACCCGCTCTACCTGTTCAACGAGCACTACGCCGCGAAGACGCCGTTCGACCCCGCGTTCGACTGCCTGTTCACGCGCATGGTGCCCGGACTCGACGGCTACCCGAAGATGTCCAAGACGATTCCGGGGTCCGGCATCACGATGGATATGGCGCCAGACCGAGTCCGGCGTCTCGTCCACGAGGCCGACGACGGCGCGCCGCCCGCGGCGTCTGCCGTCTACCGGATGATGACGCTCGTCTCCGACTACGACGCCGACCGCCTCACAGACCTCGAAGCGGCGTGTCGGGAGGGCGGCGAGGCGTGGGACGCCGCTCGCGCCGAGTACGCCGACTACCTCGCCGGCCTCGCGAGCGAGTGGCCGGCGTAG
- a CDS encoding universal stress protein: MYDSILLATNGGTASEDAETHAIELAAEHGATLHALFVVDESVYTAYSGDEYVDGAEGPEHGLEELGEETLDALRDRAERAGVDVATAMRYGEPPETIVAYADDVDADLVVLGTKRRPAEYRSLLGSVTDRVLRLTERPATVVKTEVEE; the protein is encoded by the coding sequence ATGTACGACAGCATCCTGCTCGCCACGAACGGCGGCACCGCCTCCGAGGACGCCGAAACCCACGCCATCGAACTCGCGGCGGAACACGGCGCCACCCTGCACGCGCTGTTCGTCGTCGACGAGTCCGTCTACACCGCGTACAGCGGCGACGAGTACGTCGACGGCGCCGAGGGCCCCGAACACGGCCTCGAAGAACTGGGCGAGGAGACACTCGACGCGCTCCGCGACCGCGCCGAACGCGCGGGCGTCGACGTCGCGACCGCGATGCGGTACGGCGAACCGCCGGAGACCATCGTCGCGTACGCGGACGACGTGGACGCCGACCTCGTCGTCCTCGGGACAAAGCGCCGGCCCGCGGAGTACCGGTCGCTGCTCGGGAGCGTCACCGACCGCGTGCTGCGGCTAACCGAACGGCCCGCGACGGTCGTGAAAACCGAAGTCGAAGAGTAG